From the genome of Candidatus Eisenbacteria bacterium, one region includes:
- the mutS gene encoding DNA mismatch repair protein MutS: protein MDAKLESPGARNKRAPGTSTPVMEQYVRMKATYRDSILFFRMGDFYEMFYEDAKLASKVLGLTLTSRGRIRGEAVPLAGIPWHAADGYIAKLLKCGYKVAVCEQLEKPSPGKKLVKRDVVEVITPGTVLSDNLLDEKESVFLASIFPSDERYGIAIADVATGDFMAGETDVSKINDELSRFSIREVLLPEEFSSSPEIPRITGKSSRTFIDGKSFDYERAKRLLKEQLSQGDLHAFGCDDLRDGIRAAGALIHYLRELKRSDLSHFDSLKRLTESSSMFLDETTLRNLEILKSPYQGGRSLAGVLDRTLTPMGSRTLRAFLVRPLLETREIVERHDAVEELVTDSLLRGRLRDFMKSLKDTERFVGKLAFDRINPNELFLMGETLKVIPEIRLLLENRSSALLRDIELKLGDHSEYAALLSAALVPNPPMTLSEGGIIREGFNKELDELRMSSKNAKHAIAELERKEREITGVPNLRIGYNRVFGYYFEVTKSNLKKVPEYFERKQTLTGLERFTTEELRKFESQVLGAEEKANSLEIEGFERLKEEGKAKIHSLKLSANALAQLDALASLAEVAAENSYARPSVDASNRIEIEEGRHPVVEKTLPRGEFVPNDTTLDSSSTQIAIVTGPNMAGKSTYLRQVGLIIVMAQAGSFVPAKKASIGVVDRIFTRVGSSDEITTGRSTFMVEMNEMASITRNATGKSLILLDEIGRGTSTFDGMSLAWAITEFLHGDEGFAPRTLFATHYQELTELPSLLPRVVNLNVVVKEWGDELVFIRKIEEGASDRSYGIQVAKLAGLPGRIVERAKEVLRELEREGAMRKKAMAPKDAALELQLFDEKESELIRELERLDTDEMTPIDALNALARLRKEYGKKE from the coding sequence ATGGACGCAAAATTGGAGTCCCCCGGGGCTCGAAATAAACGTGCCCCTGGCACCTCAACGCCTGTGATGGAGCAGTACGTAAGGATGAAGGCGACGTACAGGGATTCCATCCTCTTTTTCAGGATGGGCGACTTCTACGAAATGTTCTATGAGGATGCAAAGCTTGCTTCGAAAGTGCTGGGGCTCACCCTCACTTCAAGGGGCAGGATCCGCGGAGAGGCGGTCCCGCTCGCAGGGATTCCGTGGCACGCTGCCGACGGGTACATTGCAAAGCTTCTCAAGTGCGGATACAAAGTTGCCGTCTGCGAACAGCTTGAAAAACCAAGCCCTGGAAAGAAATTGGTGAAGAGGGATGTTGTTGAGGTCATAACGCCGGGAACGGTGCTGAGCGACAACCTTCTTGATGAGAAGGAATCTGTTTTTCTTGCTTCGATTTTCCCTTCCGATGAAAGGTACGGGATCGCAATTGCCGATGTTGCCACGGGCGACTTCATGGCTGGTGAAACGGATGTCTCGAAGATCAATGACGAGCTATCAAGATTCTCAATCCGGGAGGTCCTGCTTCCCGAGGAATTCTCTTCGTCGCCCGAGATTCCCAGGATAACTGGAAAGTCTTCGAGAACATTCATTGACGGCAAAAGCTTTGACTATGAGCGGGCAAAACGACTGCTGAAGGAACAGCTTTCTCAGGGCGATCTTCACGCGTTCGGATGCGATGACCTTAGAGATGGAATAAGGGCTGCCGGTGCTCTCATCCACTACCTGAGAGAGCTAAAGAGGTCCGACTTAAGCCACTTTGACTCGCTCAAGAGACTCACCGAATCAAGCAGCATGTTTCTTGATGAGACTACTCTCAGAAACCTGGAAATCCTGAAGTCACCCTACCAGGGTGGAAGATCGCTCGCCGGCGTTCTGGACAGAACACTCACTCCGATGGGTTCAAGAACTCTCAGGGCTTTCCTGGTCAGGCCGCTCCTTGAAACCAGGGAGATTGTTGAAAGGCATGATGCAGTTGAGGAGCTGGTGACTGACTCTCTTCTCAGGGGGAGACTCAGAGACTTCATGAAATCCCTCAAGGATACGGAGAGGTTCGTCGGAAAACTCGCTTTTGACCGAATCAATCCCAATGAACTCTTTCTGATGGGTGAGACTCTTAAGGTCATTCCCGAGATAAGGCTCCTCCTTGAAAACAGAAGCTCTGCTCTTCTCAGAGATATCGAGTTGAAACTGGGCGACCATTCGGAGTATGCAGCTCTCCTGAGTGCGGCACTTGTGCCCAATCCTCCGATGACTCTCTCAGAAGGCGGAATAATCCGCGAGGGCTTCAACAAGGAATTGGACGAGTTGAGAATGAGCTCGAAGAATGCAAAGCATGCAATTGCCGAGCTTGAGAGGAAGGAGAGGGAGATCACTGGAGTCCCAAATCTTCGAATCGGGTACAACCGGGTTTTCGGATATTACTTTGAGGTTACGAAGTCCAACCTGAAAAAGGTTCCGGAGTATTTTGAAAGAAAGCAGACACTCACCGGACTGGAGAGATTCACCACAGAAGAGCTAAGAAAGTTTGAGAGCCAGGTTCTGGGAGCGGAGGAGAAGGCAAACTCACTCGAGATTGAAGGCTTCGAGCGGCTCAAAGAAGAAGGCAAGGCGAAGATTCACTCCCTCAAGCTCTCGGCGAATGCCCTTGCCCAATTGGATGCTCTGGCTTCGCTGGCTGAAGTTGCTGCTGAGAACTCGTACGCCAGACCCAGTGTCGATGCATCAAATCGAATCGAGATAGAGGAGGGGCGGCATCCGGTAGTTGAGAAGACTCTTCCCCGTGGAGAGTTTGTTCCGAACGATACAACATTAGATTCCTCATCGACGCAGATCGCGATAGTGACCGGCCCGAACATGGCCGGCAAATCGACCTACCTAAGACAGGTTGGTCTGATCATCGTGATGGCGCAGGCGGGGAGTTTTGTCCCGGCGAAGAAGGCCTCTATCGGAGTGGTGGACAGGATATTCACAAGAGTCGGCTCGTCAGATGAGATCACGACAGGACGCTCGACATTCATGGTCGAAATGAACGAGATGGCATCAATCACAAGAAATGCAACAGGAAAGAGTCTCATTCTGCTGGATGAGATTGGAAGAGGTACGAGCACGTTTGACGGCATGAGTCTCGCGTGGGCCATCACCGAGTTTCTTCACGGAGATGAAGGGTTCGCTCCAAGGACTCTGTTCGCAACGCACTACCAGGAGCTCACCGAGCTTCCATCTCTCCTTCCAAGGGTGGTGAATCTCAATGTCGTGGTGAAGGAGTGGGGTGATGAGCTGGTCTTTATCAGAAAGATAGAAGAGGGTGCTTCGGACAGGAGCTACGGAATCCAGGTTGCCAAGCTTGCGGGCCTTCCCGGTAGAATCGTGGAGAGGGCAAAGGAGGTCCTGAGAGAACTCGAAAGAGAAGGGGCAATGAGGAAGAAAGCAATGGCGCCTAAAGACGCCGCGCTTGAGCTTCAGCTTTTTGATGAGAAGGAGAGCGAGCTCATTCGTGAGCTTGAGAGACTTGACACTGATGAGATGACTCCCATCGATGCGCTCAATGCACTGGCGAGATTGAGAAAGGAATACGGGAAGAAAGAGTGA
- the mutL gene encoding DNA mismatch repair endonuclease MutL has translation MIASGRIKLLPPDLVQLIAAGEVVERPLSVVKELVENSLDAGARNIWVEIEGSPDAHLLVSDDGEGMSREEAVLAFERHSTSKISESEDLDRIVTFGFRGEALPSIASVARVKLTTLREGDQTGCEIELEGGKALDVRDAGRGKGTSVLVRDLFFNTPARRKFLKTVRSEMKAIAKLITAFSLTTPACAFYVVHNGRKTLTLPPAQDLRERMTTIFGERTVDSMVELLPGMSGVELRGFLGKPELSRNSAEHIYIFVNSRWIQSALLMKALKEGYRDLIPRDRYPMAVISLIVDPAQVDVNVHPSKREIRFKDERLVFETVRGCVRQSLSPHGTELPAGEHGWIGHETWIGHGGEDKFRGPGVRGHLRDGGTGENRGFPYESRPDMEAGISFVRELLTKEGGEESPKAETDREDVGLVNLWQLHGTYILGETKGGLVLIDQHAAHERILYEHAMGSFKGQDRASQQLLFPLVLDFAKDEFENFLEMSQWLKKLGFDLVVFGERTVLVRGIPSSLRRWDEGQALRDIVDFFSEDSGDEFPPEEKAARAFACCGAVNAGEVLNQQEMNWLINALFLTKVPDGDPHGRPTFIRVSLAELEKRFGRR, from the coding sequence GTGATCGCTTCGGGGAGAATAAAATTACTGCCTCCTGACCTGGTCCAGCTAATAGCTGCCGGAGAGGTTGTCGAAAGGCCTCTCTCTGTCGTCAAAGAGCTCGTGGAGAACTCTCTGGATGCCGGGGCGAGAAATATCTGGGTTGAGATTGAAGGAAGTCCGGATGCGCATCTCCTTGTATCAGACGACGGCGAAGGGATGAGCAGGGAAGAGGCCGTCCTGGCATTTGAGCGGCACTCGACAAGCAAGATAAGCGAGTCTGAGGACCTTGACAGAATCGTGACTTTTGGATTCAGGGGTGAAGCCCTGCCATCGATAGCATCGGTGGCAAGGGTGAAGCTCACGACCTTGAGAGAGGGCGACCAGACCGGATGTGAGATTGAACTTGAGGGAGGGAAGGCCCTGGATGTCAGGGATGCAGGAAGAGGGAAGGGTACATCCGTCCTTGTGAGAGACCTTTTCTTCAACACGCCCGCGAGAAGAAAGTTCTTGAAGACAGTAAGAAGCGAGATGAAGGCGATTGCGAAACTCATCACTGCGTTTTCGCTCACAACCCCCGCCTGCGCGTTCTACGTTGTGCACAATGGAAGAAAGACCCTCACTCTTCCTCCTGCGCAAGACTTGAGAGAGAGAATGACGACCATCTTTGGCGAGAGGACTGTGGATTCAATGGTAGAGCTTCTGCCGGGAATGAGCGGCGTCGAGCTGAGAGGATTTCTCGGAAAGCCAGAGCTTTCCAGAAACAGCGCAGAGCACATATACATTTTTGTGAACAGCAGATGGATTCAGAGCGCGCTTCTCATGAAAGCACTCAAGGAAGGGTACAGAGACCTTATTCCACGTGACCGGTACCCGATGGCTGTTATTTCTCTCATCGTAGATCCGGCTCAGGTGGATGTGAATGTTCATCCATCAAAGAGAGAAATAAGATTCAAGGACGAAAGATTGGTCTTTGAAACTGTGAGAGGATGTGTGCGGCAGTCACTTTCACCCCACGGAACGGAGCTTCCGGCAGGAGAACACGGCTGGATTGGACATGAAACATGGATTGGACATGGCGGAGAGGACAAATTCCGTGGACCGGGAGTGCGCGGTCATCTCAGAGATGGGGGCACTGGGGAAAACCGGGGCTTCCCCTACGAGTCGCGCCCTGACATGGAAGCCGGGATTTCCTTTGTCAGGGAGCTCCTGACCAAGGAAGGCGGCGAAGAAAGCCCGAAGGCCGAGACTGATCGGGAGGATGTAGGCCTTGTCAACCTCTGGCAGCTTCACGGGACATACATTCTTGGCGAAACAAAGGGAGGCCTGGTTCTCATCGACCAGCACGCCGCTCACGAGAGGATACTTTACGAACATGCCATGGGAAGCTTTAAGGGACAGGATCGGGCAAGTCAGCAGCTTCTCTTTCCCCTCGTTCTTGATTTTGCGAAAGATGAGTTTGAGAATTTTCTCGAAATGTCTCAATGGCTCAAGAAATTGGGTTTTGACCTTGTGGTTTTTGGAGAGAGAACTGTGCTTGTCAGAGGGATTCCGTCTTCATTGAGGAGATGGGATGAGGGGCAGGCGTTGAGAGACATTGTTGATTTCTTTTCAGAAGACTCGGGAGATGAATTTCCGCCTGAGGAAAAAGCTGCGAGAGCTTTTGCGTGCTGCGGCGCCGTGAATGCGGGCGAAGTGTTGAATCAACAAGAGATGAACTGGCTTATTAACGCTCTGTTTCTCACAAAGGTCCCCGACGGAGACCCGCACGGCCGGCCCACATTCATAAGAGTTTCTCTGGCTGAGCTGGAGAAAAGATTTGGCAGACGATAA
- the miaA gene encoding tRNA (adenosine(37)-N6)-dimethylallyltransferase MiaA, which translates to MADDKALSAVLLIVGATCSGKTEVSLHIAERLKGEIISADSRQIYKGFRIGTAQPDADERKRVRHHLVDFLDPTERYSAGRFMSDAREALSSITARGMKPIVVGGTGLYIEALVSGIFQEPARDEALRAALRKRAESEGLSFLHEELGRVDPDSARRIHVNDAKRITRALEIYYLTGRKLSELQILRKPVVESSILIFLNRQKDDLQRRIRERVMGMISSGLVDEVRGLLDAGVPADAPAFESLGYGAAVDHLQGRISLSEMTERIEKETRNLAKRQLTWFKKMKDLTPVEVKEGEPPGAISSRIMDILAR; encoded by the coding sequence TTGGCAGACGATAAAGCGCTGTCCGCCGTTCTTCTCATCGTTGGCGCCACCTGCTCCGGAAAGACCGAAGTCTCGCTTCACATCGCCGAGCGCCTCAAGGGCGAGATCATTTCGGCCGATTCAAGGCAGATCTACAAAGGATTCCGCATAGGAACTGCACAGCCTGACGCCGACGAGAGGAAGAGGGTACGCCATCATCTTGTGGATTTCCTGGACCCCACTGAGAGATACAGCGCCGGGAGGTTCATGAGCGATGCGAGGGAAGCGCTCTCCAGTATCACGGCTCGCGGCATGAAGCCGATTGTCGTTGGCGGGACAGGGCTCTACATAGAGGCCCTGGTCAGCGGAATTTTCCAGGAGCCGGCCCGGGACGAGGCACTGCGGGCAGCCCTGAGAAAAAGAGCGGAGTCGGAAGGACTGTCTTTTCTCCATGAGGAGCTTGGACGGGTTGACCCAGATTCTGCGAGAAGGATCCACGTGAATGATGCCAAGAGGATTACCAGAGCACTTGAAATCTATTACCTAACCGGACGTAAACTTAGCGAGTTACAGATTCTCCGAAAACCAGTTGTAGAGTCCTCCATCCTGATCTTTTTGAACAGGCAGAAAGACGACCTTCAAAGAAGGATAAGGGAGAGGGTCATGGGGATGATTTCCTCCGGGCTAGTGGACGAAGTTCGCGGACTTCTCGACGCAGGCGTGCCGGCCGACGCGCCTGCGTTTGAATCGCTTGGTTACGGGGCGGCAGTCGATCATCTTCAGGGCAGGATTTCCCTTTCCGAGATGACTGAACGTATTGAGAAAGAAACAAGGAATCTCGCAAAGAGACAGCTCACGTGGTTCAAGAAGATGAAGGATTTGACACCGGTTGAGGTAAAAGAAGGCGAACCTCCGGGGGCAATTTCGTCAAGAATCATGGACATCCTGGCACGATGA
- a CDS encoding DUF512 domain-containing protein, with translation MAVTVKRVEKESAFGKAGLVPGSRICSVNGNAIRDPIDFNYFSSEEKLAIEVEEDGRPNLIHVTRREGESPGITFQEMRPRACRSKCIFCFIDQLPHGLRKSLYIKDEDYRFSFLHGNFVTLANLRSGELERIANQHLSPLYVSVHSTNPDVRRKLLGLTGDADIMQKLLFLAERGIKLHCQVVICPGINDGSELERTIDDLIGLSPSIQSIGIVPVGITRFRKGLYPLAMVNKEGALHALDFAASCGARLRKLHGKNIVYAADELFHIAKKEAPAASYYDDFPQIENGIGLERRFIDLASQNHFGLPLKQGLARRLPTRTKPLRLTIVTGKLMSNTMKRCLELIPLQEDVKVNLLPVENNFFGSTVTVAGLLTGKDIAESLLSSGPGDMAMVPRTAVTSRGQFLDGMTVRELEKKTVIPIRVGFEHGKCKDSYCRHYW, from the coding sequence ATGGCTGTCACAGTAAAAAGAGTAGAAAAGGAGTCGGCCTTCGGGAAGGCGGGATTGGTCCCGGGTTCCAGGATATGTTCAGTGAACGGGAATGCAATCAGGGACCCGATCGACTTCAACTATTTCTCGTCAGAGGAGAAGCTCGCCATTGAAGTTGAAGAGGACGGCAGGCCCAATCTCATCCACGTGACCAGGAGGGAAGGGGAGTCGCCCGGGATAACGTTTCAGGAGATGAGACCGAGAGCGTGCAGAAGCAAGTGCATCTTCTGTTTCATTGACCAACTGCCGCACGGGCTCAGAAAAAGTCTCTACATAAAGGATGAGGACTACAGGTTCTCTTTTCTCCATGGCAACTTCGTTACTCTTGCTAATCTCAGGAGCGGCGAGCTGGAGAGGATTGCCAACCAGCATCTGAGTCCGCTCTATGTCTCAGTCCACTCGACCAACCCGGATGTCAGGCGAAAACTCCTCGGGCTCACTGGTGATGCCGACATCATGCAGAAGCTCCTTTTTCTTGCCGAAAGAGGCATAAAGCTTCATTGTCAGGTAGTGATATGCCCCGGAATAAATGACGGCAGTGAACTCGAGAGAACCATTGATGATCTCATCGGGCTTTCTCCTTCTATTCAGTCCATTGGGATCGTGCCGGTCGGGATTACGAGATTCAGGAAAGGCTTATATCCATTGGCAATGGTCAACAAGGAAGGCGCACTGCACGCACTGGACTTTGCCGCATCATGCGGCGCCCGGCTCAGGAAGCTGCATGGCAAGAACATAGTGTACGCTGCGGATGAGCTTTTCCACATCGCAAAAAAGGAAGCCCCGGCGGCTTCCTACTATGACGATTTCCCGCAGATCGAAAATGGCATCGGCCTCGAGAGGAGATTCATTGACCTTGCGTCTCAAAACCATTTCGGTCTCCCTTTGAAGCAGGGTTTGGCCAGGCGCCTGCCGACCCGCACGAAGCCCCTGAGATTGACTATTGTAACTGGGAAGCTCATGAGTAATACTATGAAGAGATGCCTCGAACTCATTCCATTACAGGAAGATGTGAAAGTGAATCTTCTTCCGGTGGAAAACAATTTCTTCGGGTCAACTGTGACTGTAGCCGGACTTCTTACAGGGAAGGACATAGCCGAGAGCCTTCTTTCTTCCGGTCCAGGGGACATGGCCATGGTTCCGAGGACGGCAGTCACTTCTCGTGGTCAGTTTCTGGATGGCATGACTGTGAGAGAGCTTGAGAAGAAGACAGTGATACCTATCAGAGTCGGATTTGAGCATGGAAAATGTAAAGACTCCTATTGTCGCCATTATTGGTAG
- the der gene encoding ribosome biogenesis GTPase Der, giving the protein MENVKTPIVAIIGRPNVGKSTLFNRILGKRIAVTDNKPGVTRDRNFSLANWRGKSFYLVDTGGYIPTAGEGIELLVKRQAELAVDSAKLLLFVLDGKDGLTPLDEDITTALRRHAEKVILLVNKIDNEREERNAAEFARLGMGEALPVSSIHGRSIGELLDLVVEKLPEEEAPPDETGGIKVAVVGRQNVGKSSLVNKLLGEERVIVHELPGTTRDPIDSHISHKGRRLTLIDTAGLKKKSRIADEADLYSTFRSLSAIDRCDVALILLSSVEPISVQDMKIASLSEEAGKPAMLIINKWDLAAGADKDDYRRIIRTRMPTLSYLPVFFASALTGYGVNELLQRIIGLHDAAKNALTTSELTKCLEKAFKKYGPPAAKAKRPPRFYYATQTSTTPPTFLAFVNEPKSIGEGYRRYLIGNIREEFGFEGVPVILKFRRSE; this is encoded by the coding sequence ATGGAAAATGTAAAGACTCCTATTGTCGCCATTATTGGTAGGCCGAACGTCGGGAAATCAACGCTCTTCAACAGAATCCTCGGGAAGAGAATCGCTGTAACCGACAACAAGCCCGGCGTGACAAGGGATAGGAATTTTTCGCTTGCAAACTGGAGGGGAAAGTCTTTCTATCTTGTTGATACGGGTGGATATATCCCAACCGCCGGCGAGGGAATCGAGCTTCTCGTCAAGAGGCAGGCCGAACTCGCCGTTGATTCCGCGAAGCTTCTCCTCTTCGTGCTGGACGGAAAGGATGGGCTCACGCCGCTTGACGAAGACATAACAACAGCGCTCAGGCGGCACGCTGAGAAGGTGATTCTTCTCGTGAACAAGATTGACAATGAGCGTGAGGAGAGGAACGCCGCAGAATTCGCCAGGCTGGGTATGGGAGAAGCTCTTCCTGTATCAAGCATTCACGGGAGGTCGATAGGAGAGCTCCTCGACCTCGTCGTGGAGAAACTTCCCGAGGAGGAAGCGCCTCCGGACGAGACTGGCGGAATAAAGGTCGCAGTAGTTGGTAGGCAAAACGTCGGCAAGTCTTCCCTCGTCAATAAACTTCTCGGGGAAGAGCGGGTAATCGTGCACGAGCTCCCCGGCACTACAAGAGATCCGATCGACTCTCACATAAGCCACAAAGGCAGAAGGCTCACGCTCATAGATACTGCGGGACTCAAGAAGAAGTCCAGGATTGCGGATGAGGCCGACCTTTACAGCACGTTCAGAAGTCTCAGTGCAATCGATAGGTGCGACGTCGCGCTGATTCTGCTGAGCTCCGTCGAGCCGATTTCGGTGCAGGACATGAAGATTGCATCCCTCTCCGAGGAGGCAGGAAAACCTGCTATGCTGATTATCAACAAGTGGGACCTCGCAGCCGGGGCGGACAAAGATGACTACAGACGAATCATCCGAACAAGAATGCCCACACTAAGCTATTTGCCGGTCTTCTTCGCTTCCGCTTTGACAGGGTACGGCGTGAATGAGCTTCTGCAGAGAATCATTGGTCTTCACGACGCTGCTAAGAATGCCCTAACGACATCAGAGCTCACCAAATGCCTTGAAAAGGCATTCAAGAAATACGGCCCTCCCGCGGCAAAGGCGAAGAGACCTCCGAGGTTCTACTACGCCACTCAAACAAGTACTACTCCGCCGACGTTTCTGGCGTTCGTGAACGAGCCCAAGAGCATTGGGGAAGGTTACAGAAGATACCTCATCGGAAACATACGAGAGGAATTCGGATTCGAAGGAGTCCCTGTGATTCTGAAATTCAGGAGAAGTGAGTAA
- the plsY gene encoding glycerol-3-phosphate 1-O-acyltransferase PlsY yields the protein MIQFLAAVLLSYFLGAIPFSLWAGKVFAGVDLRKIGSGNLGATNVFRVLGARVAIPVLLLDAAKGFIAARFSPSLAGASSIATGDLSLICGISSILGHSFSVFVGFRGGKGVATSLGVFLAIVPKAVLVAFLIWIAVFLGAGYVSLASCIGALVLPVSVYFFSPGRLLLVLVTSAVAIFILLKHIPNMKRLVKGEEKKLLRRGHKKEGGAS from the coding sequence GTGATTCAATTTCTTGCGGCAGTGCTTCTGAGCTACTTCCTTGGAGCAATCCCGTTCTCGCTTTGGGCGGGGAAGGTTTTTGCCGGAGTTGATCTGAGGAAGATTGGAAGCGGAAATCTCGGAGCAACCAATGTGTTCCGGGTGCTTGGTGCGAGAGTCGCCATACCCGTGCTTCTGCTCGATGCCGCGAAGGGATTTATTGCAGCTCGCTTTTCCCCATCGCTGGCAGGGGCAAGTTCGATCGCCACGGGCGACCTGAGTCTTATCTGCGGGATTTCGTCTATTCTTGGCCACTCGTTTTCGGTCTTCGTGGGATTCAGGGGTGGGAAGGGCGTCGCTACTTCTCTCGGAGTTTTCCTGGCCATCGTTCCAAAAGCAGTCCTAGTCGCATTTCTCATCTGGATTGCCGTATTCCTCGGCGCAGGATATGTCTCTCTCGCTTCGTGTATCGGGGCACTTGTCCTTCCCGTGTCGGTCTATTTCTTTTCTCCCGGCCGGCTGCTCCTGGTTCTTGTCACTTCGGCAGTGGCCATCTTCATACTCCTCAAGCACATTCCGAACATGAAGAGACTCGTGAAAGGGGAGGAGAAGAAACTGCTGAGGCGAGGACACAAGAAGGAAGGAGGAGCGTCTTGA
- a CDS encoding NAD(P)H-dependent glycerol-3-phosphate dehydrogenase, with the protein MKKAAILGGGGWGTALSMLLHEKGVNVSVWEFDREQCERVKKNRRNEKFLPGVEIPKEIAFASNLPEVLGGAEYVVFVVPSQTLRGVARQVAVIHPKKPVIVCATKGIENGSLMRMSEVLKDELPQGLGKRVAVLVGPSHAEEVARKIPTTVVASSTDEKIAADVQTLFMGASFRVYTNSDMVGVELGVSLKNIIAIAAGICDGLGYGDNTKGALLTRGLAEIARLGVTLGAKRETFAGLAGVGDLVTTCISRHSRNRHVGEEIAKGKTLERITSEMVMVAEGVPTTKAAVDLAKRHKVDMPIAQEVYNVLFERKPPREAIRQLMMREPKPEVW; encoded by the coding sequence TTGAAGAAGGCAGCAATCCTCGGCGGAGGCGGATGGGGAACCGCTCTCTCCATGCTTCTCCACGAAAAGGGTGTGAATGTCTCGGTCTGGGAGTTTGACCGTGAGCAGTGCGAGAGGGTGAAGAAGAACAGGCGAAACGAGAAGTTCCTGCCTGGTGTCGAGATCCCGAAAGAGATAGCCTTTGCTTCAAATCTCCCGGAGGTCCTTGGCGGCGCCGAATACGTTGTCTTTGTCGTGCCATCGCAAACACTAAGGGGAGTTGCAAGACAGGTCGCTGTGATTCATCCAAAGAAGCCGGTCATTGTGTGTGCGACAAAGGGAATTGAGAACGGCTCTCTTATGAGAATGTCAGAAGTCCTCAAGGATGAGCTTCCTCAAGGTCTCGGAAAGAGAGTGGCAGTCCTCGTGGGGCCGAGTCACGCGGAGGAAGTCGCAAGAAAGATTCCGACGACAGTCGTTGCTTCGTCAACTGACGAAAAGATCGCGGCCGATGTGCAGACTTTGTTTATGGGCGCTAGCTTCAGAGTTTATACCAATAGCGACATGGTTGGCGTTGAGCTCGGCGTGAGTCTGAAAAATATCATAGCCATTGCAGCAGGAATATGCGATGGGCTTGGATACGGCGACAATACGAAAGGCGCTCTTCTTACGAGAGGGCTTGCCGAGATTGCACGGCTCGGGGTGACACTTGGAGCAAAGAGGGAGACCTTCGCCGGACTTGCCGGCGTTGGTGACCTGGTGACAACCTGCATAAGCCGTCACTCAAGGAATAGACATGTCGGTGAGGAGATTGCAAAGGGAAAAACCCTTGAACGAATCACATCCGAGATGGTAATGGTTGCAGAAGGAGTCCCGACCACAAAGGCCGCAGTCGATCTGGCCAAGAGGCACAAAGTTGATATGCCGATTGCTCAGGAAGTATATAATGTTCTCTTCGAGCGGAAACCGCCCAGGGAGGCGATAAGACAGCTTATGATGAGGGAGCCGAAGCCGGAGGTTTGGTAG
- a CDS encoding MerR family transcriptional regulator codes for MEWDAVDKAYHTISEVSEMLKIRPHVLRYWETQFSMLHPKKSRSGMRLYDSKDIEILLAIKSLLYEKGFKIAGARRKLLDVRSGKEKLDLPATEASKIAALASIKDDIENLVEELKKSRSGVA; via the coding sequence ATGGAATGGGACGCTGTTGACAAAGCTTATCACACGATAAGCGAAGTGAGCGAGATGCTGAAGATCAGGCCCCATGTGCTGAGATACTGGGAGACGCAGTTCAGCATGCTCCATCCGAAGAAAAGCAGGTCCGGCATGCGCCTTTATGACTCGAAGGATATCGAGATCCTGCTTGCCATAAAATCACTTCTCTATGAGAAGGGGTTCAAGATTGCCGGCGCGCGCAGAAAACTCCTGGATGTGAGAAGCGGCAAGGAGAAACTCGATCTTCCCGCTACGGAGGCCTCGAAGATAGCCGCACTGGCGTCAATCAAGGACGACATTGAGAATCTCGTCGAAGAGCTGAAGAAGAGCCGGTCGGGCGTGGCGTAG